A single genomic interval of Carettochelys insculpta isolate YL-2023 chromosome 28, ASM3395843v1, whole genome shotgun sequence harbors:
- the PSMC5 gene encoding 26S proteasome regulatory subunit 8, which yields MPAEKMALDGPEQMDMDEGKGGTGLRQYYLSKIEELQLIVNEKSQNLRRLQAQRNELNAKVRLLREELQLLQEQGSYVGEVVRAMDKKKVLVKVHPEGKFVVDVDKNIDINDVTPNCRVALRNDSYTLHKILPNKVDPLVSLMMVEKVPDSTYEMIGGLDKQIKEIKEVIELPVKHPELFEALGIAQPKGVLLYGPPGTGKTLLARAVAHHTDCTFIRVSGSELVQKFIGEGARMVRELFVMAREHAPSIIFMDEIDSIGSSRLEGGSGGDSEVQRTMLELLNQLDGFEATKNIKVIMATNRIDILDSALLRPGRIDRKIEFPPPNEEARLDILKIHSRKMNLTRGINLRKIAELMPGASGAEVKGVCTEAGMYALRERRVHVTQEDFEMAVAKVMQKDSEKNMSIKKLWK from the exons ATGCCGGCGGAGAAGATGGCGCTGGACGGGCCGGAGCAG ATGGACATGGACGAAGGCAAAGGGGGGACAGGCCTTCGCCAGTACTACCTGTCCAAGATCGAGGAGTTGCAG CTCATTGTGAACGAGAAGAGCCAGAATCTCCGCCGCCTGCAAGCGCAGAGGAATGAGCTAAATGCCAAAG TGCGCCTGCTgcgggaggagctgcagctgctgcaggagcagggctcctATGTCGGCGAGGTGGTGAGGGCCATGGATAAGAAGAAGGTGCTTGTCAAG GTTCACCCGGAAGGGAAGTTTGTGGTGGACGTGGATAAGAACATTGACATCAATGAC GTGACCCCGAACTGCCGTGTGGCGCTGCGCAACGACAGCTACACACTGCACAAGATCCTGCCCAACAAGGTGGACCCGCTGGTGTCCCTGATGATGGTTGAGAAGGTCCCAGACTCCACCTATGAGATGATTGGCGGCCTGGACAAGCAGATCAAGGAGATCAAGGAAGTGATTGAGCTGCCTGTCAAACACCCAGAGCTCTTTGAGGCCCTGGGAATAGCCCAGCCCAAG GGGGTGCTGCTCTATGGACCTCCCGGCACTGGGAAGACCCTGCTGGCCAGAGCCGTGGCTCATCACACTGACTGCACATTCATCCGCGTCTCGGGTTCTGAGCTGGTGCAGAAGTTCATTGGCGAGG GTGCTCGCATGGTGCGGGAGCTCTTTGTGATGGCCAGGGAACACGCGCCCTCCATTATCTTCATGGACGAGATCGACTCCATCGGCTCCTCGCGCCTGGAGGGCGGCTCTGGGGGGGACAGTGAGGTGCAGCGCACCATGCTGGAGCTCCTCAACCAGCTCGATGGCTTTGAGGCCACAAAGAACATTAAG GTCATCATGGCCACTAACCGGATAGACATCCTGGACTCTGCTCTGCTGCGCCCGGGCCGCATTGACAGGAAAATTGAGTTCCCCCCTCCAAATGAAGAG GCTCGCCTGGACATTCTGAAGATCCACTCTCGGAAAATGAATCTGACACGGGGGATCAATCTGCGAAAAATTGCAGAGCTGATGCCAGGAGCCTCTGGGGCTGAGGTGAAG GGGGTGTGCACGGAAGCTGGCATGTACGCCTTGCGTGAGAGGAGGGTGCACGTCACACAAGAGGATTTTGAGATGGCTGTAGCCAAG GTGATGCAAAAGGACAGTGAGAAGAACATGTCCATAAAGAAGCTCTGGAAGTAA